CCAGGCGCCGGCGCCGTCCATGGCCGCCGCTTCGTAGAGCTCGGTGGGGATGGTGCGCAGGGCGGCGTACAGGATGATCATGTTGTAGCCGACGAACTCCCAGGTCACGATGTTCGCGAGGCTGCCGAGCATCCAGCCCTCGCTGAGGAATCGCGGGACCGGCAGGTCCAGGTCCCGGCTCAGCTGGGCGAACGGGCCGAAGTCCGGGCCGTACAGATAGCCCCACATGAGGGCCGCGACCACGCTGGGCACGGCGTACGGCACGAAGATGCCCAGCCGGATCACCCGGGCCAGCCGCAGCAGCCCGCTGTCCAACGCGAGGGCGAACAGCAGGGCGAGCAGCAGCATCACCGGGACCTGGATCACGAAGAACAGCGCGACACGTCCGACGCCATGGATGAGCTGCGGGTCCTGGACGGCCTTGACGTAGTTGTCCAGTCCGACGAAGGCCGTGCCGCCGATGAGGCGTTCCTGGAAGAGGCTGAGGTAGGCGGCGTAGCCGAGCGGGGCGAGGAAGAGCAGGAGGAAGAGCACCATGAACGGTGCGACGAACAGCGGTCCTGCCGCACGGCGCTTGCCCTTGGCGGGGGCCGCGGTGGTGGCAGCCATCTCAGCTCCCCTTGACGGTGAAGCCCTGGCCCTTGGCGTACGTCGTCAGTCGCGACTGCCACGTGCCGAGCGCGCGGACGGTGTCGGTCTTGTCGGCGAGGGACTTGCCGACCGTCTCTGTCCAGTCGGTGGCCGCCTGGTCGAGGAACGGCGGCCACTGGAAGGAGGAGTTGACCGTGGAACTGATGTCGGCGAACAGCTGGTTGACCTTCTGGCCGCCGTAGAACGACGGTGCCTGGCCGACGAACTCGGCGTCCGTGAGCAGGGCCTTGGTCGCCGGGAAGAAGAACTGCTCGGTGGCGAACATCCGGGCGCTGGCCGGGTCGGAGTTGAGGAACTTCGCGAACTCGGCCGCCGCGATGGGGTTCTTGGTCGAGCGGATGACCGCGGTGGTCGAGCCGCCCCAGTTGCCCGAACTGGGCTTGGCGGCGTCCCACTGCGGCAGCGGGGCCGCCCGCCACTTGCCCGCGGTGGCCTTGGCGGAGCCGGAGAGGAAGACGGGTCCCCAGGCCGCGGTGAGCCAGGTGGCGTACTTGCCCTTGTTGAGGGCCGCGTACCAGCCGTCGGTGAAGTCGGGCTCGACGCCGATGACGCCCTCCTTGGCGAGCCCGCCCCAGTACTCGCCGAGCTTGCGGGAGACGGCGTCGTCGACACTGATGGCGATGTCGCTCTTGCCGGAGGTGATATAGGGCTTGGCGCCCGCCTGCCACTGCAGGCCGTGCCAGGCGGCGGGCTGGTTCGCCGCGAGGTTGGTGAGGTAGACGTCCGGGTCGGCCTTGTGGAGCTTGCGTGCCGCCGCGGCGAACTCGTCCCAGGTCCCGGGGACGTCGATGCCGTGCTTGTCGAAGATGTCCTTGCGGTACAGCATGCCCATCGGGCCGGTGTCCTGGGGGATCGCCCAGACCTCGCCGTCGCTGCCGCTGACCTGGCCCCAGGTCCAGTCCACGAACTGGTTCTTGAGGGCGGAGGCGCCGTAAGGACGCAGGTCCAGGAGGCTGTTGGTGATCGTGAAGGTCGGGATGGCCTGGTACTCGATCTGCACCATGTCCGGAGCGCCGCTTCCGGCCTTCAGCGCGGTACGCAACTTGGTGTACTGCGGGGTGCCCTGACCGGCGTTGACGATCTTGATCTTGACGGCCGGGTACTTCTTCTCGAAGAGGGCGACCTCCTTGGCGATGTTCGGGACCCAGGTCCAGAACGTCAGCTCGGTCGGAGTCTTCATCGCCTTGTCGATGTCGGCCTGACTGACCGGCTTCGCGGCCGACGAGGAACCGCCGGAGTCACCGCCGCCGCACGCCGTCAGGGCGGCGCCTAGCGACAGGGCGCCCGTCGCGGTGAGGAACAGACGACGGTTCATGGAGGAGGGGCTGACGAAGGATCCGGATGTGGGCATGGTGAACTCCCGCCGATGGCGAAGGGACGGCACGCCGGGGGAGGGCGTGCGGAAAGGTGGATGGCGAAGGGGAGAGCGTGCGTGGCGCGACGATCTGGACGTCGAAGCCGACGGGTTCGGTAAAGCGCGGTGGCGCGGGCCGCCAAACGGCTCGGGAGCCGCTGGGCGAAGGGAACGCGTACGTCGTCCGGGTGGCGGGGTCGTCCGCTGTGGCGGGGACGCGGTCGGGCTGGGCAGGGGCTGAGCTGCGGCCGGTGCGGCCGCCAGACCCTGGGCTCACGGGCCGGGTCCGGGCTCTGGAGCCCGAACTGGTCGGCGCCGTTCAGCGGCGGGTGGACGGGTCTTTCTCAGGGAGCCGGTGAGGGGACACCTCTCCAGGGGATCGGGAGGCGCTATGTCGTCGGCGTCCCGGCGGTGTCCGGGGCGGCGGGGGCTGGGTCGAGGCGCGCACGATGAGGTCGACCGGCGGATCGCTCGCCGGCAGAGCCTGTGCCTGCGGGTTGTCGATGGCGTGCACGAGTCGCTTGAGGCCCTCCTGCGCCACCGTGTCGAACGGCTGTCGCACCGTGGTCAGGGGAGGGGTCACATAGGCGGCGACCGGGATGTCGTCGAAGCCGACGACGCTGACGTCCTGCGGCACCCTCCGCCCGGCTTCCGCCAGCGCCCGGATCAGGCCGATGGCCATGTCGTCGTTGGCGGCGAACACCGCCGTCACCTCGGGGTCGGCGGCCAGTTCCCGGCCCGCCGCGTAGCCGGAGGCGGCCGACCAGTCGCCCTCGATGACCGGCGGCACGTCCCTGTCGTGTGCGGCCAGTGCCGACCGCCATCCCTCGAGACGGTCCTTGGCGGCGTACCACCGCTGGGGGCCGGCGAGGTGATGGACCGTCGCGTGTCCCAGGTCCAGCAGATGCTCGACGACCGCCCGTGCCATCCGGTCGGCGCCCCGTCCCCCGAACAGCACCGTGGAGGCCGTGAAGGGCTGCGGTGCGCCGAGAACCAGCACCGGCACGTCGACGCGGAGGGGTTCGGCTTCGCCGCCGCCCGGCTCGTCGATCGGCTCGGAGATGACGATGCCGTCCACGCCCTGATCGAGGAGCGAGCCGACGGCGCCGGCGAGGCCCGCCGGGTCGCCCTCCATCGTGTTGACCACGCGCAGCGCGTAGCCCGTGTCCCGGACGACCCGCTCCACACCCATGAGCAGTGAGGCGGGACCGTACAGGGCCGTGCCCAGTGTCACCACGCCGATCGAGCGGGTCCGCCCGGAGGCCAGCGCCCGGGCGGCGTTGTTGCGCCGGTAGCCGAGCTGTTCGGCGGCGTCGAGGACGCGCCGGCGTACGTCGGCGGAGACGTACGGCTCGTCGTTGAAGACCCTCGACACCGTCTTCTGGGAGACCCCGGCCACCCGGGCCACATCCACACTGCGCGGTGCGCCGGGGCTTTTGTCCCGTCCAGTACCTCGCGTCATGACGTCTCCCGATGGCCGCACGATCAAGCCCGCTCCCGTCAGACGCCGTATGTCTGACTGCGCGGTCATGTCTACGCAGTCATACGGTGGCCGTCAAGAGCTCGGAACGTATCCGTAACGTTCGGTCGGTCCTGGGCCGCCGACAGGACCGGCGCCGTGGCGGCGAACAACCGGCGCCGACAGCGGCGCGGCGGGCGTCTCGCACCCTGGAACGCGGCCTTCCTGCACGGCTCGGTCTGCCGGGAGACGGGGGCTCTGACCAGGCGCGACGCTCAGGGAGGACCGGCGCGTCAGTGCGCTGGAGCGTCACCTGTCAGGGTGCCGGGAGACCGGGGCAGTTCCACGCTGACGCTGATCCCGCCCGCGGAGCGAGGGGTGAGGGTCAGGGTGCCGTCGTGTGCCTGCGTGATGGTGTTGACGATGGCCAGGCCGAGGCCGACGCCCGCGTGGTCGGTGTGGATGCGCTCGGTGCCGCGCTGGAACGGTGCGGTGAGCGTGGAGATCACCTCTGGGGTGAGTTTCTCGCCGGTGTTCTCGACCGTGAGCACCACGGTCTCGGTGCGGACGCCGGTGTTCACCGACACGGTGCCCTGTCCCGGCAGGTTGTGGACGATCGCGTTGTGGACGAGGTTCATGCTCAGCTGGAGCAGCAGCGCGTGTGAGCCGTCGGTGGGGGCGATGTCGCCGGAGGTCTCGATGGTGACGCCGAGCTTTTCCGCCAGGGAGAGGAGTGTCTCGGTGGCTTCTTCCGCCAGGAGGGACAGGTCGACTCGTTCGCGGGTGAAGGAGCGCTGGCCGGCGCGGCTGAGCAGGAGCAGCGCCTCGGTGAGGTCGATCGCCCGGGTGTTGACGGCGTGGAGGCGCTCGATGATCTCGCCGGTGTCGTGGGTCGGATCGGTGCGGGCCACGTCGAGAAGCGACTTCGAGATAGCGAGCGGGGTGCGCAGCTCGTGAGAGGCGTTGGCCGCGAACCGGCGCTGTTCGGCGACGTGTTCCTCCAGGCGGGCGAGCATGGTGTCGAAGGCGTCGGCGAGCTCGCGGAACTCGTCCCTGCGGCCCGGCAGCCGGACCCGGTGGGCGAGCGAGCCGGTCGAGGCCAGGCGGGTCGCTTCGGTGATGCGGGTCAGCGGGGCGAGCATCCGGCCGGCGAGCAGCCACCCTCCCACGAGGCCGAACACCAGCAGGAACGCCAGCACCGCGACCGCCCTCGGCGCGAAGACGTGCAGAAGGACCGACCGGATGGGAAAGACACCCGTGGGCCGGTCGTCGGGGTTGATGAGCATCGCGCGGTCGGGAACGTAGCGGAGGAGGAAGACCCACACCGCCGCGAGCAGCAGGGCGCCGGCGACCATGAGGAATCCGGCGTAGCTGAGGGTGAGCTTGAGGCGGACGCTCACACCGGGCGCTCTATCCATGGTCTCGCCCCTCGGCTCCGGCCTCCGGGCCGGTCTCTGGCTGGGTGTCGATGCGGTAGCCGACGCCGGGCACGGTGGCGATGATCCAGGGTTCGCCGAGACGCTTGCGCAGTGCCGAGACGGTGATGCGCACGGCGTTGGTGAACGGGTCGGCGTTCTCGTCCCACGCGCGTTCCAGGAGCTCTTCGGCGCTGACGACACCGCCGTCGGCGGCGACGAGGACTTCGAGCACCGCGAACTGCTTCCTGGTCAGCGCGACATAGCGGCCGTCGCGGTAGACCTCTCGGCGGAACGCGTTGAGCCGCAGCCCCGCGATCTCCTGCACGGGGGGCCTGCTGTGGGCACGTCTGCGGTCCAGCGCCCTGAGCCTGAGCGCGAGTTCCTGGAGTGCGAAGGGCTTGGTGAGGTAGTCGTCGGCGCCGAGTTCGAAGCCGGAGGCCTTGTCGTCGAGCCGGTCGGCCGCGGTGAGCATGAGGATGGGCATGCCGCTGCCGGAGGCGACGATGCGTTCGGCGATCTCGTCACCGGACGGTCCGGGGATGTCGCGGTCGAGGACGGCGATGTCGTAGGTGTTGACGCTCAGCAGTTCCAGCGCGGTGTCGCCGTCGCCCGCGAGGTCGGCCGCGATCGCCTCCAGACGCAGGCCGTCGCGGATGGCTTCGGCCAGATGGGGCTCGTCCTCGACAATCAGCACACGCATGCTCCGAGGCTACGAGTCGGCGCCTATCGTCGGCATATCGAAAACCGCATACGTGCCGACAACACCACGCTGCCTTGACTGTCGGTATGACGCGAACCGCACCATCTGCACGGACACCGACCCACCGGCCGCGATGGCTCCTCGCCGTCGGCCTGTTCGTCGCCTTGGTGGGGCTCACCGCGGCCCTCGGCCACCAGGTGACGAAGTCCTCGTCCTCCTGGCCCCCCTTACCTCCTTCCACCGCATCACTCACGAGCCCTCATCGCGCTGAGCACCGTGGTGCGCTCGGCGAGGCCGGCGGTGTCGTCCCCGACGGCGTGACGGTCTTCGATGACGCGCTTCCGGCCGTGACCCACCTCGATCCGGATCTGCTCGAGGCCCTGCGCGAGGCTGCGACGGCTGCCACCGACGACGGCGTGGCGTTCTACGTCAACAGCGGCTGGCGTTCCCCCGAGTACCAGGACCAGCTTCTTCGTGAGGCGGTCTCCGAGTACGGATCCGAAGCCGAAGCCGCCCGATGGGTGGCCACCGCGGCGACGTCTCCCCACGTGTCGGGGGACGCGGTCGACATCGGCCGCTCCGACGCGACGGCGTGGCTGTCGACGCACGGCGCCGCGTACGGGCTGTGCCAGATCTACGAGAACGAACCCTGGCATTACGAACTGCGGACCGAGGCGATCGACCGGAATTGCCCCCGCATGTATGCCGACCCCACCCAGGACCCCAGGATGCAGCAGTGACCAGCAGCGAGCGAGGACAGACGATGGCACAGGCGGACACAGCGCAGCCCGCACAGGACGGCGCCGGCAGCCAGGAAGCCGACGCCGGTACCCGGCCCGCGGGTATCCGACAGGACCCCGACGCCGGAATCTGGCGCACGGCCGTCCACCGGGCGCTCCGCATCGGCTCCCGGCCGGAGCCGTGGAAGCGCGGCCCGGTGCTCGCCGCGCTGGCGCTGCTGCTGGGCCTGCTCATGCTGCTGCACGCGAAGATCCCGAACCGGACCGGTGGCCTCGGCAGTCTGGTCGAGACCTTCCTGCCGTGGTTCGGCCTGTTCATCCCGGTGCTGCTGGCCGCGGCCCTGTGGCGTCGCTCCGCCTCGACCGTGGTCGCGCTGCTGCTGCCGGCCATGGTCTGGCTGAACCTCTTCGGCGGGCTCCTCGGCGACAAGTCCCACGCGGGGGGCGACCTCACCGTGGCCGGCCACAACGTCGGCGCCGACAACCCCGACCCGGCCGGCACCGCCCGCGACCTGGCCGCCTCGGGTGCGGACGTGCTGGCGCTGGAGGAGCTGACCGCGCAGGACCGGGTCGTGTACGAGAAGGGGCTGGCGAAGGCGTACCCGTTCCACACGGTCCAGGGCACGGTCGGGCTGTGGAGCAAGCTGCCGCTGTCGGACACCCGGCCGGTCGACACCGAGATGGACGCCGGGCCGCTGGGGGCGACCAAGCCGGCCGACGTCAAGCTGGCCTACAACCGGGCACTGCGCGCCACGGTCGCCACGGACAACGGTCCCCTCGCCGTGTACGTCGCCCACCTGGGATCCGTACGCGTGACTCCCCGGACAGGCTTCTGGACCGGCTCGCGGGACAGGAACGCGCGGGCCCTCGCCAAGGCTGTCGCCGCCGAGCGGAACGAGCGCGTGGTGCTGCTCGGCGACCTGAACGGCACCATGGACGACCGCGCGCTCTCCGGCATCACCTCACGGCTGCACTCGGCACAGGACACGGCCGGCGACGGCTTCGGCTTCACCTGGCCGGCGAAGTTCCCTGTGGCGCGGATCGACCAGATCCTGATCCGCGGCGTGGAGCCGGACAGCTCGTGGGTCCTGCCGGCCACCGGCAGCGACCATCTGCCGGTGGCCGCCCGCATCAGCTGGTGAACGCCGAGGCAGCGGTCCGGTCGTTCGACGAGGCGGACTGCCACAGAGCGGTCGAGAGCCATACCAGCACGACGCCGACGACGATGTGCAGGGCACTCGTCAGCACGGAATCGGGCAGCGCGATCAAGAAGGCGAACAGGGGCAGTGCGACGGCGTACCCCCACGCCGCAACCCTCGGAAGCATCCGGGCACGGATCAGCGCCGCCCCGAACAGCGCGCAGCCCACGGCGAAGACGAACGCCGAACCGAGGAGGGCGGGAACGGTGGGGCCCGTCAGTTCCGCTTCGATGACGTCGTCGTCCAGGTAGTAGAGCACCAGGTTCGCCGCGAACGCGGCCCCGCCGAACAGGCCGAGCCCGATGAGGTTCACGAGATAGGCGGTCTCTCCGAAGCGGCCGGTGGCGGGGCTCTGCCACTGGTGGAGCGCGGTGAGGAACGGCAGGGCCAACGCGGGGGACAGGGCGAGGAGGAGGCTGGTCACGGCGGTTTCGCCGGTGAATGCCTCGACGGCGGCGGGCAGTGCGATGAGCAGGCCGGACAGCACCCCGCACAGGGCGCCGAAGCGGGGGAGCCGGGCGGGGACGGGCACAGAGCCGAACGCTGCGGACATGAGAGCCAACTCCGGTGTGTCGAAGGGCAGGTCAGGCCGAAACCGTAGGAAGCGAGCAGCCGGTCCGGGCAGGTGCCGAGCGGCCACATCGGCGACTGGAGGTCATCGGCGCCCGCGGTCGGTGGAGTGCCGTTCGGCATGTGCCGTTCGTCCGTACTTCGCGGCTCCCGGCCGGAGTTCTCCCGTCGGTGTCGCCTGGCCCGCGCGTCCGGCCTAGCCTGGGCGGTGGCGTCGGGGGTGGGGGTGTGCATGTCGGCGTACGTGCCCGTGCCGTGGGTGTCACCGCTGCTGTACGGCGCGGTCTTCGCCGGCGGCATCTACTACCTGGCGGCGGATCTGGGCGCCGGCCCCGGGCTGTTGTCCTGGCGCACGGCCGGCTTCGTCGCCGGGCTCGTCGCCCTGTGCGCACTGGACTTGGTGGGGCGTCGGCGGAAGCTGCCGCGGGTGCCGCTGCTGCTCGCGCGGTGCGTGCTGACAGGCGCCGTCGTCGCGGCGGATGCCTCGGAACTCGCCCAAGTGCTGTTCGTACTCCTGCCGTTCACCGCCTACTTCGCGTTCGGCCGCACGACGGCGCTCGTTCTGGGGGCACTGTGCCTGACCGGACTGCTCACCGGCTTCCTGCTGACGGCCCCCGCCTGGTATCGCGACATGGAGTACGTGTCCGACCTGCTGATGGTCGCGGTCGGCCTGGTGCTGGCGATCTCGATGGCCGCCGTCGCCGTCGGCGAGCAACGCGCCCGGAGAGAACTGCAGGCGTACGCCGCGCGCGTCGCGGAGCTGTCCGCGGCGACCGAACGCAACCGGCTCGCCCGCGACATCCACGACAGCCTCGGCCACCATCTCACCGCGATCTCGGTGCAGTTGGAGATCGCCTCCGAGTTCCGCGTCCTGGACCCGGAAGCTGCCGGACGGGCGATGACCGAGGCCAGACAGTCGGTGAAACTGGCCCTCGGCGACGTGAGGCAGTCGGTGCGCGCGCTGCGCGAAGACGCGCGCCCGTCCCTGTCGGCCACGCTCGCGGCATGGGCACGTGACGGCGGTGCGGGGCCGTGCGTCAGCGTGGAGGTGACGGGGGAGGAGGACGGTTACGGCACCGCCGCACTGACCGCGTTGTACCGGGCCGCCCAGGAGGGGCTGACCAACGCGCTGCGCCACGCGCGGGCCTCGCGGGTGTCCGTCGCGGTCCGGCTGACCGAGGACACCGCACGGCTGGCGGTGACGGACGACGGCTGCGGCTTCACACCGGACCGGGCCACGGCCGGATTCGGCCTGACCGGCATGCGCGAACGGGTGCACCTGGTCGCCGGGAGCGTCGACATCGACAGCACACCGGGCGAGGGCACACGGCTCACCGTCGTCGTCCCGCGACGGGAAGGCGAGCGGTGAGCCAGGAGCCGACGGCGGTACGGGTGCTGGTGGTGGACGACCAGCAGCTGATCCGGGACGGCATCGCCGCCCTGCTCTCGATCCGGCCGGGCATCACCGTCGTCGGTACGGCGGTCAACGGGCGGGAGGCCGTGGAGAAGGCGGTGGAACTGGGACCCGACGTCGTCCTGATGGACGTACGGATGCCGGAACTGGACGGCGTGGAGGCCGTCGCCGTGCTGCGCGGCCGGGCACCGGGGTGCCGGGTCGTGATGCTGACGACGTTCGACGACGAGGAGTACGTCGTCCAGGCGCTGCGCGCGGGAGCCAGCGGCTATCTGCTCAAGGACCTGCCGGCCGAGGAACTCGCGCAGGCGGTCTGCCTGGCGCACGCCGGAGTCACCCAGCTCGACTCCTCGGTGGCCGCCCGGCTCGCCGCCGCCCTGCCCCATGCCGCCCCCGAGCCGCCCGCCGCCGCTCCGGCCCTCAGCCCGCGCGAGATCGACATCCTGCGGCTCGTGGCGCGCGGCCGCACCAACCGGGAGATCGCCGCGCAGCTGTACCTCAGCGAAGGCACGGTGAAGAACCACGTATCCCGCATCCTCAGCCGCCTCGCCCTGCGCGACCGCACCCAGGCCGCACTGCGCGCCCGCGACCTCGGCCTGCTGTGAACCCCCGACCCCCTGGATGGGCGTGCCCTGCGCTAGAGCGGCCGCACGTAGCCGATCCACGTGTGCCGAGTGCGGAACCCGCATCGCTCGTACAGGCTCAGCGCACCGGTGGCATTGGCGCTGTCCACATTCAGAGCGGCTCGGTGAAAGCCCTGCTCCTGGCCGGTCCGCAGGCAGGTGGTGAGCAGCGCGGTGGCCACGCCGCTGCCACGCCAGGGCGGTCGGGTGCCGAGCCGGGCGATCCAGCATTCG
Above is a window of Streptomyces sp. NBC_00490 DNA encoding:
- a CDS encoding carbohydrate ABC transporter permease → MAATTAAPAKGKRRAAGPLFVAPFMVLFLLLFLAPLGYAAYLSLFQERLIGGTAFVGLDNYVKAVQDPQLIHGVGRVALFFVIQVPVMLLLALLFALALDSGLLRLARVIRLGIFVPYAVPSVVAALMWGYLYGPDFGPFAQLSRDLDLPVPRFLSEGWMLGSLANIVTWEFVGYNMIILYAALRTIPTELYEAAAMDGAGAWRIAWSVKLPALKPALMLTLLFSVIGSFQLFNEPNLLMKVAPDVISSSYTANLYAYSLAFTGQQVNYAATVSFLLGLVIVIASYAILLTANRRRTP
- a CDS encoding ABC transporter substrate-binding protein — translated: MPTSGSFVSPSSMNRRLFLTATGALSLGAALTACGGGDSGGSSSAAKPVSQADIDKAMKTPTELTFWTWVPNIAKEVALFEKKYPAVKIKIVNAGQGTPQYTKLRTALKAGSGAPDMVQIEYQAIPTFTITNSLLDLRPYGASALKNQFVDWTWGQVSGSDGEVWAIPQDTGPMGMLYRKDIFDKHGIDVPGTWDEFAAAARKLHKADPDVYLTNLAANQPAAWHGLQWQAGAKPYITSGKSDIAISVDDAVSRKLGEYWGGLAKEGVIGVEPDFTDGWYAALNKGKYATWLTAAWGPVFLSGSAKATAGKWRAAPLPQWDAAKPSSGNWGGSTTAVIRSTKNPIAAAEFAKFLNSDPASARMFATEQFFFPATKALLTDAEFVGQAPSFYGGQKVNQLFADISSTVNSSFQWPPFLDQAATDWTETVGKSLADKTDTVRALGTWQSRLTTYAKGQGFTVKGS
- a CDS encoding LacI family DNA-binding transcriptional regulator, translated to MTRGTGRDKSPGAPRSVDVARVAGVSQKTVSRVFNDEPYVSADVRRRVLDAAEQLGYRRNNAARALASGRTRSIGVVTLGTALYGPASLLMGVERVVRDTGYALRVVNTMEGDPAGLAGAVGSLLDQGVDGIVISEPIDEPGGGEAEPLRVDVPVLVLGAPQPFTASTVLFGGRGADRMARAVVEHLLDLGHATVHHLAGPQRWYAAKDRLEGWRSALAAHDRDVPPVIEGDWSAASGYAAGRELAADPEVTAVFAANDDMAIGLIRALAEAGRRVPQDVSVVGFDDIPVAAYVTPPLTTVRQPFDTVAQEGLKRLVHAIDNPQAQALPASDPPVDLIVRASTQPPPPRTPPGRRRHSASRSPGEVSPHRLPEKDPSTRR
- a CDS encoding sensor histidine kinase: MDRAPGVSVRLKLTLSYAGFLMVAGALLLAAVWVFLLRYVPDRAMLINPDDRPTGVFPIRSVLLHVFAPRAVAVLAFLLVFGLVGGWLLAGRMLAPLTRITEATRLASTGSLAHRVRLPGRRDEFRELADAFDTMLARLEEHVAEQRRFAANASHELRTPLAISKSLLDVARTDPTHDTGEIIERLHAVNTRAIDLTEALLLLSRAGQRSFTRERVDLSLLAEEATETLLSLAEKLGVTIETSGDIAPTDGSHALLLQLSMNLVHNAIVHNLPGQGTVSVNTGVRTETVVLTVENTGEKLTPEVISTLTAPFQRGTERIHTDHAGVGLGLAIVNTITQAHDGTLTLTPRSAGGISVSVELPRSPGTLTGDAPAH
- a CDS encoding response regulator transcription factor translates to MRVLIVEDEPHLAEAIRDGLRLEAIAADLAGDGDTALELLSVNTYDIAVLDRDIPGPSGDEIAERIVASGSGMPILMLTAADRLDDKASGFELGADDYLTKPFALQELALRLRALDRRRAHSRPPVQEIAGLRLNAFRREVYRDGRYVALTRKQFAVLEVLVAADGGVVSAEELLERAWDENADPFTNAVRITVSALRKRLGEPWIIATVPGVGYRIDTQPETGPEAGAEGRDHG
- a CDS encoding M15 family metallopeptidase: MTRTAPSARTPTHRPRWLLAVGLFVALVGLTAALGHQVTKSSSSWPPLPPSTASLTSPHRAEHRGALGEAGGVVPDGVTVFDDALPAVTHLDPDLLEALREAATAATDDGVAFYVNSGWRSPEYQDQLLREAVSEYGSEAEAARWVATAATSPHVSGDAVDIGRSDATAWLSTHGAAYGLCQIYENEPWHYELRTEAIDRNCPRMYADPTQDPRMQQ
- a CDS encoding endonuclease/exonuclease/phosphatase family protein; protein product: MAQADTAQPAQDGAGSQEADAGTRPAGIRQDPDAGIWRTAVHRALRIGSRPEPWKRGPVLAALALLLGLLMLLHAKIPNRTGGLGSLVETFLPWFGLFIPVLLAAALWRRSASTVVALLLPAMVWLNLFGGLLGDKSHAGGDLTVAGHNVGADNPDPAGTARDLAASGADVLALEELTAQDRVVYEKGLAKAYPFHTVQGTVGLWSKLPLSDTRPVDTEMDAGPLGATKPADVKLAYNRALRATVATDNGPLAVYVAHLGSVRVTPRTGFWTGSRDRNARALAKAVAAERNERVVLLGDLNGTMDDRALSGITSRLHSAQDTAGDGFGFTWPAKFPVARIDQILIRGVEPDSSWVLPATGSDHLPVAARISW
- a CDS encoding sensor histidine kinase, whose product is MSAYVPVPWVSPLLYGAVFAGGIYYLAADLGAGPGLLSWRTAGFVAGLVALCALDLVGRRRKLPRVPLLLARCVLTGAVVAADASELAQVLFVLLPFTAYFAFGRTTALVLGALCLTGLLTGFLLTAPAWYRDMEYVSDLLMVAVGLVLAISMAAVAVGEQRARRELQAYAARVAELSAATERNRLARDIHDSLGHHLTAISVQLEIASEFRVLDPEAAGRAMTEARQSVKLALGDVRQSVRALREDARPSLSATLAAWARDGGAGPCVSVEVTGEEDGYGTAALTALYRAAQEGLTNALRHARASRVSVAVRLTEDTARLAVTDDGCGFTPDRATAGFGLTGMRERVHLVAGSVDIDSTPGEGTRLTVVVPRREGER
- a CDS encoding response regulator transcription factor, which translates into the protein MSQEPTAVRVLVVDDQQLIRDGIAALLSIRPGITVVGTAVNGREAVEKAVELGPDVVLMDVRMPELDGVEAVAVLRGRAPGCRVVMLTTFDDEEYVVQALRAGASGYLLKDLPAEELAQAVCLAHAGVTQLDSSVAARLAAALPHAAPEPPAAAPALSPREIDILRLVARGRTNREIAAQLYLSEGTVKNHVSRILSRLALRDRTQAALRARDLGLL